In one window of Solirubrobacterales bacterium DNA:
- a CDS encoding aldehyde dehydrogenase family protein: MSGPATEAATEAGIPVENPATGETIATVKDLGPGEITAMVARAREAQPIWAAVGFEGRAEVLLAARDWMLANAGQVVSTIVGETGRPADETQFAELAYGLSALEFWAKAAPGYLADEEIQSAWPVMRGRRLIVRYAPLGVIGVIGPWNYPLNNSFGDCIPALAAGNAVVLKPSEVTPMTSLLMARMLAECEIPEGVFQVATGRGGTGAALVDQVDMVMFTGSVETGKRVMARAAETLTPVSLELGGKDPMIVLADADLERAANAAVSYGMNNSGQVCISVERVYVEEPVYNEFLDRVAGKVAALRQGPPGEPGSVDVGAIIFPPQIELIEAHVRDAVSKGARVVTGGQRVAAAIGRFFEPTVLADVDHSMRCMTEETFGPTLPVMKVGDAQEAVRLANDGPYGLQASVWTRDTANGERIARRVEAGVCCVNDAQLNYGALELPMGGWKASGLGSRHGPDGIRKYAKRQSLMITPGYAPPRELHMFPYSAEVTRQVGDAMRLFAASEVFTDAQRSTLLVLCDTLIPSVQPPAQDGELEGADGVGDLHGFWSRAASHLGVPEAIEVALAESVATEEELAGLGSLLNSLAERGMVPGAPLEAREQLIHALADSSPEALAGIHTLSGLALSLFYALPDLGTGRNPSWDAIGYPGPRRRPPAEPKPLSVRRPEAAAESMMIAADVCVVGSGAGGGVIAGTLAEAGKQVCVLELGGYFNEADFNQLEVWGFQNLYLRGGPIATADGQVSMQAGSSLGGGTVINWQNSLRTFPWVREQWAHEHGLEGLDGADYDRCLDQVMRRIGVTDSCSELNGPHQRLKEGCEALGWDFKLITRNVDPAKHDPELAAYVGFGDVTGSKLSTQKTYLADAHARGADLIVNCRAERILVEGGRAAGVEATYTDPDGATARVVVRAPQVVVACGSLESPALLRRSGIGGPAVGDYLRLHPVGGLLATHDEPQDAWWGPPQSALCHEFAQGPHGHGFLLEGAHHSMGIAAAATPWHSGRQHKQEMARLRNTSLLISLIRDHGHGRVDVDAAGNAVTSYRLADELDVANFRTGLKAVARVQEAAGAQRIVALSRKPLAWSRGEDFDGFLRGLEECSLAPHEHAVFSAHQMGSCRMGQDPATSVANPWGELHDTAGVWIGDASAFPTASGTNPMITIMALALRTSEAIAAA; this comes from the coding sequence ATGTCGGGGCCGGCTACCGAGGCTGCCACTGAGGCCGGGATTCCGGTCGAGAACCCAGCCACCGGAGAGACGATCGCGACGGTCAAGGACCTCGGCCCCGGCGAGATTACGGCGATGGTGGCGCGTGCTCGTGAGGCGCAACCAATCTGGGCGGCGGTGGGCTTCGAGGGGCGGGCCGAAGTGCTGCTTGCGGCGCGCGACTGGATGCTCGCCAACGCGGGGCAGGTCGTGAGCACGATCGTCGGCGAAACCGGTCGTCCCGCGGATGAGACGCAGTTCGCAGAGTTGGCCTACGGGCTCTCGGCGCTGGAGTTCTGGGCGAAGGCCGCGCCGGGGTACCTGGCCGACGAAGAGATCCAGTCGGCCTGGCCCGTGATGCGCGGCCGCAGGCTGATCGTCCGCTACGCGCCGCTGGGCGTGATCGGAGTGATCGGCCCGTGGAACTACCCGCTCAACAACTCGTTCGGCGATTGCATACCCGCGCTCGCGGCCGGCAATGCCGTGGTTCTGAAGCCCTCCGAAGTGACTCCGATGACCTCGCTCCTGATGGCCCGGATGCTCGCCGAGTGCGAGATTCCGGAGGGGGTCTTCCAGGTGGCGACCGGCCGGGGCGGAACGGGGGCAGCGCTCGTCGACCAGGTGGACATGGTGATGTTCACGGGCTCGGTTGAGACCGGGAAGAGAGTGATGGCCCGTGCGGCCGAGACGCTGACGCCGGTCAGCCTCGAGCTGGGCGGTAAGGACCCGATGATCGTGCTGGCCGACGCCGATCTCGAGCGGGCGGCCAATGCCGCCGTCAGCTACGGGATGAACAACTCGGGCCAGGTGTGCATCTCGGTGGAGCGCGTCTACGTCGAGGAGCCGGTTTACAACGAGTTCCTGGATCGGGTTGCCGGCAAGGTCGCGGCGCTTCGCCAGGGGCCGCCGGGCGAGCCGGGCTCTGTGGACGTTGGGGCGATCATCTTCCCGCCCCAGATCGAGCTGATCGAAGCTCACGTGCGTGACGCTGTATCCAAGGGCGCCCGGGTAGTCACGGGCGGGCAGCGCGTCGCGGCGGCGATCGGCCGCTTCTTCGAGCCGACCGTGCTCGCCGACGTGGACCACTCGATGCGGTGCATGACCGAGGAGACCTTTGGGCCGACCCTGCCGGTGATGAAGGTCGGCGACGCTCAGGAGGCCGTCCGGTTGGCGAACGACGGGCCGTACGGGCTTCAGGCGTCGGTATGGACGCGCGACACCGCGAACGGCGAGCGGATCGCCCGCCGGGTCGAGGCCGGCGTCTGCTGCGTGAACGACGCTCAGCTCAACTATGGGGCGCTCGAGCTGCCGATGGGCGGCTGGAAGGCGTCGGGGCTCGGCTCCCGCCACGGGCCGGACGGGATCCGCAAGTACGCGAAGCGGCAGTCGCTCATGATCACCCCCGGCTACGCCCCACCGCGCGAGTTGCACATGTTCCCGTACTCGGCGGAGGTGACCCGCCAGGTGGGGGACGCGATGAGGTTGTTCGCGGCGAGCGAGGTGTTCACGGACGCCCAACGAAGCACTCTCCTCGTTCTGTGCGACACGCTGATCCCGTCGGTGCAACCGCCGGCCCAAGACGGTGAGCTGGAGGGGGCCGACGGGGTCGGCGACTTACATGGCTTCTGGTCCCGGGCCGCGTCGCACCTGGGCGTGCCCGAGGCGATCGAGGTGGCGCTCGCGGAGTCGGTGGCAACCGAGGAGGAGCTCGCCGGCCTGGGCTCGCTACTCAACTCGCTCGCCGAACGGGGAATGGTCCCGGGCGCCCCGCTCGAGGCCCGCGAGCAGCTCATCCACGCCCTCGCCGACTCGAGCCCTGAGGCGCTCGCCGGGATCCACACCCTCAGCGGGCTTGCGCTGTCGCTCTTCTACGCCCTCCCCGATTTGGGCACGGGACGAAATCCGAGCTGGGATGCAATCGGCTATCCGGGCCCCCGGCGCCGGCCCCCCGCGGAGCCGAAGCCACTCTCCGTTCGCCGCCCCGAAGCCGCAGCGGAGTCGATGATGATCGCGGCCGACGTCTGCGTGGTCGGCTCCGGCGCAGGTGGCGGCGTGATCGCGGGAACCCTGGCCGAGGCCGGCAAGCAGGTCTGCGTGCTCGAGCTGGGCGGCTACTTCAACGAGGCCGACTTCAACCAGCTGGAGGTCTGGGGCTTCCAGAACCTGTATCTGCGGGGCGGGCCGATCGCGACGGCCGACGGCCAGGTCTCGATGCAGGCGGGCTCTTCGCTCGGCGGCGGCACGGTGATCAACTGGCAGAACTCCCTGCGCACATTCCCCTGGGTGCGCGAGCAGTGGGCACACGAGCACGGCCTAGAGGGCCTTGACGGCGCCGACTACGACCGCTGCCTCGATCAGGTGATGAGGCGGATTGGCGTGACCGACTCCTGTTCCGAGCTGAACGGGCCCCACCAGCGGCTGAAGGAGGGCTGCGAGGCGCTTGGCTGGGACTTCAAGCTGATCACCCGCAACGTCGACCCGGCGAAGCACGATCCCGAGCTCGCCGCCTACGTCGGCTTCGGGGACGTCACCGGCTCCAAGCTCTCCACGCAGAAGACCTATCTCGCCGACGCACACGCGAGGGGCGCCGACCTGATCGTGAACTGTCGCGCCGAGCGGATCCTCGTCGAGGGCGGTCGCGCCGCGGGGGTGGAGGCCACCTACACGGACCCCGATGGCGCCACCGCGCGGGTCGTGGTTCGCGCGCCGCAGGTCGTGGTCGCCTGCGGCTCGCTCGAGTCGCCCGCGCTCCTGCGCCGCTCGGGTATCGGCGGCCCGGCCGTCGGCGACTACCTTCGCCTGCATCCCGTCGGCGGCTTGCTCGCCACCCACGATGAGCCGCAGGACGCGTGGTGGGGTCCGCCGCAGTCGGCGCTCTGCCACGAGTTCGCGCAGGGGCCCCACGGACACGGCTTCCTTCTGGAGGGCGCCCACCACTCGATGGGGATCGCGGCCGCGGCGACGCCGTGGCACTCCGGTCGCCAGCACAAGCAGGAGATGGCCCGGTTGCGCAACACCTCGTTGCTGATCTCGCTGATCCGCGACCACGGCCACGGACGTGTCGACGTGGACGCGGCAGGGAACGCCGTGACGAGCTACCGGCTCGCCGACGAGCTCGACGTCGCCAACTTCCGCACGGGCCTGAAGGCGGTGGCCCGAGTCCAGGAGGCGGCGGGCGCTCAGCGAATCGTGGCCCTCAGCCGCAAGCCGCTCGCCTGGAGCCGCGGCGAGGACTTCGACGGGTTCCTCAGGGGGCTCGAGGAGTGCTCGCTGGCGCCGCACGAGCACGCCGTCTTCTCCGCCCACCAGATGGGGAGCTGCCGGATGGGCCAGGACCCGGCGACCTCCGTCGCCAATCCGTGGGGTGAGCTCCACGACACCGCCGGCGTATGGATCGGCGACGCGAGCGCCTTTCCGACCGCCTCGGGCACCAACCCGATGATCACGATCATGGCGCTCGCGCTGCGCACCTCGGAAGCGATCGCCGCGGCATAG
- a CDS encoding metallophosphoesterase — translation MRTVVLSDLHLGSGGAIDLLRRPELREVLWEEIQGADRVVLLGDAVELRDRPLSEALGIAQPFFDELGSTIGAGAVVVVPGNHDHHLLDEWLDRRRLEGAEPLGLEQRVRADSGPLARLAAGMGRTSIELAYPGIWLRPGIYATHGHYLDRHLTVPTFERLAVAAVERVLGGSREVTEEPGSAGGAGSATVDDYERIQAPVYAFLFALAQAGTGGRLAGASPSVRVWQALGGGYGRAAKLRGWLLGTVAVPGAVGVANRLGLGPVRSDLSPGAITAAGLAAIGEVTRRLDVEADHLIFGHTHRRGPIRAETGWRMPEGTRLWNTGSWVYAPGLVGRTAADSPYWPGTIAVLKDDGQPELHHLLDDRSRSELRG, via the coding sequence GTGCGAACGGTCGTGCTTTCAGACCTTCACCTGGGATCAGGCGGGGCGATCGACCTGCTCCGCCGGCCGGAGCTGCGCGAGGTCCTGTGGGAGGAGATCCAGGGCGCCGACAGGGTCGTGTTGCTGGGCGACGCGGTCGAGCTGCGCGACCGGCCGCTTTCGGAGGCCCTCGGCATCGCACAGCCGTTCTTCGACGAGCTGGGCTCGACAATCGGCGCCGGGGCTGTAGTCGTGGTGCCCGGGAACCACGACCACCACCTGCTCGACGAGTGGCTGGACCGCAGGCGGCTCGAGGGGGCGGAGCCCCTGGGGCTGGAGCAGCGCGTCCGGGCCGACTCGGGGCCTCTCGCCCGGCTGGCTGCGGGCATGGGACGAACGTCGATCGAGCTCGCCTATCCGGGCATCTGGCTTCGTCCCGGGATCTACGCGACCCACGGCCACTACCTGGACCGCCACCTGACGGTCCCGACCTTCGAGCGACTCGCGGTGGCGGCCGTGGAGCGAGTGTTGGGAGGATCACGCGAGGTCACCGAGGAGCCTGGCTCGGCTGGGGGTGCTGGTTCGGCGACCGTGGACGATTACGAGCGCATCCAGGCCCCCGTCTACGCCTTCCTGTTCGCGCTCGCGCAGGCCGGGACCGGCGGGCGGCTGGCGGGGGCCAGCCCCTCGGTCAGGGTCTGGCAGGCCCTGGGCGGAGGGTACGGACGCGCCGCGAAGCTGCGGGGCTGGCTCTTGGGCACGGTCGCCGTGCCGGGCGCGGTTGGAGTGGCCAACCGGCTCGGGCTCGGGCCGGTCCGATCCGATCTCTCTCCCGGCGCGATCACCGCCGCCGGCCTGGCGGCGATTGGCGAGGTGACACGGCGACTGGACGTCGAGGCCGACCACCTGATCTTCGGGCACACGCACCGCCGGGGCCCGATCCGCGCCGAGACCGGTTGGCGAATGCCCGAAGGCACTCGCCTCTGGAACACCGGGAGCTGGGTCTACGCCCCAGGGCTGGTGGGCCGCACGGCTGCGGACAGCCCTTACTGGCCGGGCACCATCGCCGTCCTAAAGGACGACGGCCAACCCGAGCTGCACCACCTGCTCGACGACCGTAGCCGCAGCGAGCTGCGGGGCTAG